Below is a window of Camelus ferus isolate YT-003-E chromosome 4, BCGSAC_Cfer_1.0, whole genome shotgun sequence DNA.
TAGGTTGATCTGAATCTTCCTGCATGCTTAAGGCGGCTGCTGGGAAAATTTAGGATCTAAGTTAACATCCCACAACCTTACTCTCATTTCAGCTGCACCCTGCTTATGCTTGGCCATAACCTCTGGTCAATTTCCTAGCAGACTACTTCAGTGGCTATTCCAAGTTCCCCACCATAAAGACTGAAATCGCCATTCCCTAACCCCTCTCAACAGATGTCCTCACTTGTCATGAGTGATAAACCACTGCAGACCTGATTCCAAGCTCATTCTGTCTCTTCTTTGCTGTCTCTTCACTCCTAAAACCAACTCTGCCACctgtatttaatatttagtttcaTGAAGCCCTGTTTCCTCTAAGTCCTTGACCTCTCTCAGTCTTTCATCTCTCCTCTGGCTCCTTCTGCTTTACATTTAAACATGGAAAGCTCTCTCCTATTTGGATAAACTCTAAGTTCCCTGAAGGCAGTGGCtgtgtctgctttgttcactgcggTCCCTGGctcatagtagatgctcaaaaaaaaaaaaaaagttacccttTTTTGTTCTCATCTCTCCTGATAACTTTTCTGGGCCTTTTCCTGCCAAACATCTTGAATGAGCACCTTTCCTCTACTGAACCTGTTTTGTTGAAGGTCACTGATAATGCCCCTTAATGCCAATATCAGCCTTTTCTCTGCGTTTACTTTGAATCTTTCCGTAGTGTGTTGTTATTGATCCCTTGACACTTGATTCTGTCTGTTCCCAGAATCCTTGGTTCATCTTAATATGTTATCACTGCTTGTCTTGGTGGCTTCTCTTCTTTATCTTCCCCAAATGAAAGGTGTCCTAGGTTCATTCCTTGGCTCTCTCATCTGTCTCTGTGGAAACTGTCCTTCAATCTGCTGGCATCAACTCTATTCCCAGTGTGGATAATTCAAAACTCTCTCCAGCCTTAGCCTTCCTGCTAAGCTCTAATGCCACATTTTCCAATGCCTGGTAGACAATCTCTGGAGATACCTTCATGGCCTGAAGAAGGCCATGAGAGCCAGGTCCCAGGTATTCACTTGATCAAGTATACAAGAGGTAGTAGCATCTTACCAGAGCCCGCTTCATAAAAGCTTCCTGGGTTGCCTTCTTGTTTGCAGCCTTGCCACCCCAGGCAGCCAGTGCACTGGCCTGAAGGGCCCGTCCGTAAGAGAAACTTAGTTTCCAGGGCTTTGGTAGAGGGCAAAGGTTGATAGCGTTGAGGTTGAGAGTAGCATCCTCTTCACTCATGCCACCAGACAAAAAGCAGATGCCTGGAAGGAGAGAAACCATCCCACTCTGCTAGTCCCAGCTCTGTTCCCTGCTTGGGAAAGCAAGCAAGGAGCCTAAAAGAAACGTAGCATCTCAGTCTTTCCTCTACTTGATTTGCAAAAGGACTGGGTTGGAGAAATTAGTTTGCCCTCGCTGAGGCTAGTTGGGCTAAGGGGAGAAAGGCTTTCATAAATAAGAGGGCAGTCAGATGTTGAGGAAATCAACAGACTGTGTGCATCTGGACAGACTCGGAATAGGTGGTGTCACGGAATGCGAGAAGTACTGGCTGCCCGTGGGACAGCAGAGGTCTGTTTCATGAATAGAAGCAGACTCCTGGACAAGCGCAAATGCTAGTGGCACTCCTTCAAAGAACAAGGATGAAGACCTCaagtcagagaagaaaggaaacctTACCAGGAACAGCTGCAGGAACAGTACGGTGGAGAGCTGTGACAGTGGCCATTGCCACTTGCTCTGGAGTATATTTCTTGGTGCAGGCATGTCCAGCTGTCACCATGTTAGGCTTCAACAGGGTGCCCTCCAAGTAAACATGATGGTCATTTAAGGCCTTGTAGACAGCAGCCAGGACCTGAAGGACAAGAAGTCCAGACAGGTGAAACCCAGAGCCCGCTATAGAGTCACCTGACCTTGGCACTTTTACACCACAGGGATGCAGGATGAAGGAATTTCCATATGTTTCTTGGCCAAGCCTTCCCAACCAGCCCCTAGGCCTAGTCAGAATAATGCACTGCAGACCACAGCCACTGAGCACAGCCAAGCTGGCCTGTCCTTGCTGTCCCTCCCCTAACTGCTCACTGCATGGACCACTGACATGGCTCTGCTTCCTAGAGCCCTTCATACCTTCCTTCTCATCACTCCCTTTGGCCAATGGAGCCTGCCTTGATTTAGTTAGCTGTGAACATTTAAATTGGCCCCTATTCTCCACCCCTGTAGACGCTGAGTGatcataaaaatgcattttagagACAGAAGTGTTTTCAGATCTCATTTCAGTCCACCGCATTTTCCAAGTGGAGAACTGAGGTCAGGTTTTATTATGACTCTCTTACTTTCCTACAGATATACTCTGGCTAATTTAGAAAgtcacatgtgaaaaaaaatactttctaattacAGTTTCTCATAGGAGCCTCATCTTATTTCAGATGTCTTAGTTTATACATAATggaactgaggtccagaaagttAATGTGACTTGCCTCAGGTCCACAACTGGGAACACGGATTCTCAAGCCCTAGTCTTGGTACTGCAGATCCTGTGTTTTTTCTGCAGTGAGCACACCACTTGCCCCCAAAGAGTAGAAAATTTGATAACTCCTCCTTACCTCCTCAATGCTACATTATGATTCTAACTGAAGAACACTTCCTATATAACAGCTGATATATATGAAGTAACAACTGTtacttaaaaacagatttttcaagTGGCGTTAGGATCTTTATATCTGAGACTTACTTTCTCAGTAACATACTGGCAGTGCTCCATGTCATGGTCTCCATCAGGAATTACCTCTGGTTCAACAATGGGTACCAGCCcattctaaaaaggaaaaaggaggggacAGAGTGAAGCTCTGCTCACTGGGATCCTTTCCTTAAGAAGGTATTTAACAGTTGCAACTGGTATAAAATGAAGCCCTTATGGAGAAATACCATACAGGTAActtaaagacaatgaaaagaaatgtaatggGATGTCTAGTGAGCATTTGTGGCTTAGCTAAAAAAGAACAGTGGGGGGGAAAGTTTTCCTGGGAATGGggtaaaataaatgcaaacttAATTTCTATGTCTTATTCTAGAGACTACTCTAACTACTTCAGAACCTAGCTGTCACCCTTTTAGGACATTCAAGCTTAAATCACTAAGAAAGCTTCCTCTTGCATGGGTTAATTAAAGAATTCAAGCAGTGTTTACAATTCTAATTGGGAATCTCCAGATGCCCACAACTCAGGTAACCCCAACATAGCACCCGCTAAAGCAAATCAGACTTAACTTGGATCCCAGACTCCACATACATTGGAAACTTTAGTATCAGGCGACCATCCTCTAAGAAATTATTTGGATGGGGACTAGATCAGAGCTGTCATCCTTGAGCTGGGGGTTTAAGAGAATCATGTCCTTGAACATGGTGGAGCAAAGACAAGTAAGTGCCTTGGCCTCAAGAGCTATTGCTTTTAAGACTCAGCTCACAGTGCTTTGGTAGAGGGCTGCAGTGAGCggtgtttgccttttttttgaCTCACAGCTGACTTGTGAAACCACATCTTTTCCCTACCACGCCTGGCTACAGCAAAGGTAATGAAAAATGCCACGAGAGAAAAGGAGGGGTCACGTGTGGTTGTACTGAAACTGGAAAGATGGACTCTAAAGAAAGCTCTCGCCTCCTGTTTTTTAAGCccaaagggaaggaagagcaCCTGCTGACAGATGCTGGCATAGCGGGCCAGGGTGTTGGCATTTTCCTGGATTGCAAGTTGGGATGGGCAGTGGTTGTCAATCCTCAGCACAGCACGCCATTTCCCAAAGTCAGCACCATCTTTCTTATACTGGGCACAGCGTTGAGAAAGGCCATCCAGCCCTGCAAGTCACGAGAGAGAGAGACTTCTTTGCACCCCTGTCCCTGACCCTGGGGCTGCTGATAAAGTGAAGGAGTTCACCCTTGGCTTAGCTTTCAGTCACAAAGCTTGAGGGACCAAAACATCCAGGCAAAGAAACATTAATTCCAATACTGAGCCAAAAGACCTGGGTTTAACAAATACACTTTTGATTGTATATACTCTATAAGATACTCTATAAGAAGAATAAAGGGAACCAATATTTATTCAgaacttactatgttccaggcatgATTCTAGGCATTTTGCAcaccttatctcatttaattatcataacAACCCTAACAGTTGTTACAGTATTACAACCTAGTAGTCATAACAATATAACCCTCGTAGTTATAGACTCATTTTACAGActtagaaactgaggctctgagaggttaagtgatttctCCAAGTTTGAGGAGCTAaagagtgacagagctgggattcagattcCGCTTAGCTAATCCAATGCTGTGGTTTATACTTGTCAACTTGGGCAGTGGTGTGCTATGCAAAACGATCCAAGTCGTACGTGATGGAAGCAGGATTCAGATCCAAGTGTGTCTGATCCCATAGCTTGGGCTCTTTCCTCTCTACTGCTGCTGCtggatttttctctaaaataatattaCCAAGTACAGAGTATCTTCTCTGTGCAAAGCATTGTGGTAAGCATTCATGTACATTGTCTAATTTAATCCCCAGGACTATTCCATGAAGTAGTTATTGTTATCCCATTTTAACTGAGACCCAGAACATTTAAGTGACTAGCCTGAGGGCACACAGTTATTGAGTTGAGGAGCTGAGATTGAAGAACAGGTGTGTGGCTCTAAAACTAGTGTGATATTCGTTTTTGTTTTCCCCTCGGTCACTTCTTGCTTGCCTTCATTTCTGGCATATATTGGCAAGATCCATATCAGTGGGTAATATCCTTACCTTGAGTgctggtttctttgtttgttcCTGCAAGGGGAGCAACTCCTTGGTCTAActgtgaatataaatatttaacaagtaaTTACCAGGTGTCAGGTGTCCCAGTAAAACACAAGCAGAGCCCCTGGTGCTAACTGGTAGCTCTCATCTTTTATAAACCAAAGAATTAGGAAAGTGTATTAGTCATtgagggaacacaattcagtccaaaGCAGAAGGGAAGTTATCTGGAAGGAACAGTGTAAGAGTGTCAAC
It encodes the following:
- the ALDOB gene encoding fructose-bisphosphate aldolase B is translated as MAYQFSALTPEQKKELSETAQRIVANGKGILAADESVGTMGSRLQRIKVENTEENRRQFRELLFTVDSSVNQSIGGVILFHETLYQKDSQGKLFRDILKEKGIVVGIKLDQGVAPLAGTNKETSTQGLDGLSQRCAQYKKDGADFGKWRAVLRIDNHCPSQLAIQENANTLARYASICQQNGLVPIVEPEVIPDGDHDMEHCQYVTEKVLAAVYKALNDHHVYLEGTLLKPNMVTAGHACTKKYTPEQVAMATVTALHRTVPAAVPGICFLSGGMSEEDATLNLNAINLCPLPKPWKLSFSYGRALQASALAAWGGKAANKKATQEAFMKRALANCQAAKGQYVHTGSSGTASTQSLFTACYTY